The following proteins come from a genomic window of Miscanthus floridulus cultivar M001 chromosome 2, ASM1932011v1, whole genome shotgun sequence:
- the LOC136537786 gene encoding uncharacterized protein, producing the protein MSRGVSMDAISLDDWELLLPDHKSSFGSHGVVGGKDQLLLGAELVVIDMDHFGPTSSHPPPYDCILDEVAKKPLLLLPSEKDVYGRDPIADYKDIDVVAAEPEREELVTDILVYEAEEQEETIKSAKVADQDDDDMLVEAAAPDGVSQCEEEEEEEEEEEEEGVSKTGFGTGNLRVNGVGALCSFGVAAATFCILLLGGKQQQLQKRHGHKIQLQHMYADDERIQQVVQQASRLNQTMSSVMGGASSARASISFGGYYQGF; encoded by the exons ATGAGCAGAGGTGTCTCCATGGATGCTATCAGCCTTGACGACTGGGAGCTCCTCCTGCCTGACCACAAGAGCTCCTTCGGCAGCCATGGCGTTGTCGGTGGTAAGGACCAGCTCTTGCTCGGGGCCGAGCTGGTCGTGATCGACATGGACCACTTCGGCCCTACGTCGTCTCACCCTCCTCCCTACGACTGCATCCTAGATGAGGTAGCCAAGAAACCACTCCTGCTACTACCATCAGAAAAAGATGTCTATGGGCGCGATCCGATCGCCGACTACAAGGACATTGACGTCGTGGCGGCCGAACCAGAGCGGGAGGAGCTCGTGACCGATATACTGGTCTACGAAGCGGAAGAGCAGGAGGAGACGATCAAGTCCGCCAAAGTGGCCGATCAGGACGACGATGACATGCTGGTTGAAGCTGCTGCGCCTGATGGCGTCAGTCagtgtgaagaagaagaagaagaagaagaagaagaagaagaagaaggcgtcAGCAAGACTGGCTTCGGCACGGGGAACCTGAGAGTGAACGGTGTCGGCGCGCTCTGCTCGTTCGGGGTTGCAGCTGCCACGTTCTGCATCTTGCTGCTTGGTGGCAAGCAGCAGCAACTACAGAAGAGGCACGGTCACAAGATCCAGCTCCAGCACATGTATGCTGACGATGAG AGGATTCAGCAGGTTGTGCAGCAGGCCTCCAGGCTGAACCAGACCATGTCGTCGGTGATGGGAGGCGCATCATCTGCACGGGCAAGCATATCGTTCGGTGGATACTACCAAGGGTTTTGA
- the LOC136516001 gene encoding 5'-adenylylsulfate reductase-like 5 isoform X3, with the protein MENMLMNAIDQYNKQKKASGARKCSLVDWSGEGESSRICEADFCLTEFEIWKSGLRSKYVRGEAVDTELNLRRRGASYSILFYAAWCPFSSKFRPIFEALSTMYPQIHHFAVEESSATPRYGVRGFPAILLVNETTMVRYRGSKDLNSLVDFYKETTGLDPIAYIDVVQQESAVSLSSVMPWDRSLREMAKDEPYLLAAVLFIILKVAAHFIPVVMSHLRAFLVVRVQNLNLGIRRGSNQLLERALNVLDMRRLWSKLRLSNKATDLRKGASNARAWASSFASVSLGEPSSSRQA; encoded by the exons ATGGAAAATATGTTGATGAATGCAATTGACCAATATAATAAACAAAAGAAGGCTAGTGGAGCTAGAAAGTGCAGCCTAGTAGATTGGTCTGGTGAAGGAGAATCATCAAGAATATGTGAGGCAGACTTTTGCTTGACTGAGTTTGAAATTTGGAAATCAGGTCTTAGATCCAAATAT GTGAGAGGAGAGGCTGTTGATACTGAGTTGAACCTTCGAAGGAGGGGTGCTTCATACTCTATTCTCTTTTATGCTGCATGGTGTCCATTTTCAAGCAAATTCCGACCAATATTCGAAGCTCTCAGCACGATGTACCCTCAGATACATCACTTTGCTGTTGAAGAATCTTCTGCTACACCAAG ATATGGAGTCCGTGGTTTCCCAGCCATTCTTCTTGTAAATGAGACTACGATGGTTCGATATCGGGGTTCAAAAGATCTTAACTCTCTGGTTGATTTCTATAAAGAGACTACAG GTCTGGATCCAATTGCATATATTGATGTTGTCCAGCAAGAGAGCGCAGTTAGCTTGAGCTCAGTTATGCCATGGGATCGTTCTCTGCGTGAAATGGCTAAAGATGAGCCGTATTTGTTAGCTGCAGTTCTTTTTATCATCCTGAAGGTTGCAGCGCACTTCATACCTGTTGTCATGTCTCATCTGAGAGCTTTCTTAGTTGTCCGTGTCCAAAACTTGAACCTAGGGATCCGTAGGGGATCAAACCAGCTCTTGGAACGAGCCTTGAATGTTCTTGATAtgaggaggctttggagcaagCTGAGACTGAGCAACAAGGCAACAGACTTGAGGAAGGGAGCAAGTAATGCTCGAGCTTGGGCTTCTTCTTTTGCTTCTGTTTCACTGGGTGAACCATCATCTTCTAGACAAGCTTAG
- the LOC136516001 gene encoding 5'-adenylylsulfate reductase-like 5 isoform X1, which translates to MENMLMNAIDQYNKQKKASGARKCSLVDWSGEGESSRICEADFCLTEFEIWKSGLRSKYVRGEAVDTELNLRRRGASYSILFYAAWCPFSSKFRPIFEALSTMYPQIHHFAVEESSATPSLFSRYGVRGFPAILLVNETTMVRYRGSKDLNSLVDFYKETTGLDPIAYIDVVQQESAVSLSSVMPWDRSLREMAKDEPYLLAAVLFIILKVAAHFIPVVMSHLRAFLVVRVQNLNLGIRRGSNQLLERALNVLDMRRLWSKLRLSNKATDLRKGASNARAWASSFASVSLGEPSSSRQA; encoded by the exons ATGGAAAATATGTTGATGAATGCAATTGACCAATATAATAAACAAAAGAAGGCTAGTGGAGCTAGAAAGTGCAGCCTAGTAGATTGGTCTGGTGAAGGAGAATCATCAAGAATATGTGAGGCAGACTTTTGCTTGACTGAGTTTGAAATTTGGAAATCAGGTCTTAGATCCAAATAT GTGAGAGGAGAGGCTGTTGATACTGAGTTGAACCTTCGAAGGAGGGGTGCTTCATACTCTATTCTCTTTTATGCTGCATGGTGTCCATTTTCAAGCAAATTCCGACCAATATTCGAAGCTCTCAGCACGATGTACCCTCAGATACATCACTTTGCTGTTGAAGAATCTTCTGCTACACCAAG TTTGTTTTCAAGATATGGAGTCCGTGGTTTCCCAGCCATTCTTCTTGTAAATGAGACTACGATGGTTCGATATCGGGGTTCAAAAGATCTTAACTCTCTGGTTGATTTCTATAAAGAGACTACAG GTCTGGATCCAATTGCATATATTGATGTTGTCCAGCAAGAGAGCGCAGTTAGCTTGAGCTCAGTTATGCCATGGGATCGTTCTCTGCGTGAAATGGCTAAAGATGAGCCGTATTTGTTAGCTGCAGTTCTTTTTATCATCCTGAAGGTTGCAGCGCACTTCATACCTGTTGTCATGTCTCATCTGAGAGCTTTCTTAGTTGTCCGTGTCCAAAACTTGAACCTAGGGATCCGTAGGGGATCAAACCAGCTCTTGGAACGAGCCTTGAATGTTCTTGATAtgaggaggctttggagcaagCTGAGACTGAGCAACAAGGCAACAGACTTGAGGAAGGGAGCAAGTAATGCTCGAGCTTGGGCTTCTTCTTTTGCTTCTGTTTCACTGGGTGAACCATCATCTTCTAGACAAGCTTAG
- the LOC136516001 gene encoding 5'-adenylylsulfate reductase-like 5 isoform X2, producing MSCAAAALAVALIAAVAGATAAGSPAAGTCARRGAPPFLDAVGSRCPFVRIEPSPPLEVRGEAVDTELNLRRRGASYSILFYAAWCPFSSKFRPIFEALSTMYPQIHHFAVEESSATPSLFSRYGVRGFPAILLVNETTMVRYRGSKDLNSLVDFYKETTGLDPIAYIDVVQQESAVSLSSVMPWDRSLREMAKDEPYLLAAVLFIILKVAAHFIPVVMSHLRAFLVVRVQNLNLGIRRGSNQLLERALNVLDMRRLWSKLRLSNKATDLRKGASNARAWASSFASVSLGEPSSSRQA from the exons AtgagctgcgccgccgccgcgcttgcGGTCGCCCTCATCGCTGCCGTTGCCGGCGCCACCGCCGCGGGGTCGCCGGCCGCGGGCACGTGCGCGCGGAGGGGCGCGCCGCCGTTCCTCGACGCCGTCGGATCCCGCTGCCCCTTCGTCCGGATCGAGCCGTCCCCGCCCCTCGAG GTGAGAGGAGAGGCTGTTGATACTGAGTTGAACCTTCGAAGGAGGGGTGCTTCATACTCTATTCTCTTTTATGCTGCATGGTGTCCATTTTCAAGCAAATTCCGACCAATATTCGAAGCTCTCAGCACGATGTACCCTCAGATACATCACTTTGCTGTTGAAGAATCTTCTGCTACACCAAG TTTGTTTTCAAGATATGGAGTCCGTGGTTTCCCAGCCATTCTTCTTGTAAATGAGACTACGATGGTTCGATATCGGGGTTCAAAAGATCTTAACTCTCTGGTTGATTTCTATAAAGAGACTACAG GTCTGGATCCAATTGCATATATTGATGTTGTCCAGCAAGAGAGCGCAGTTAGCTTGAGCTCAGTTATGCCATGGGATCGTTCTCTGCGTGAAATGGCTAAAGATGAGCCGTATTTGTTAGCTGCAGTTCTTTTTATCATCCTGAAGGTTGCAGCGCACTTCATACCTGTTGTCATGTCTCATCTGAGAGCTTTCTTAGTTGTCCGTGTCCAAAACTTGAACCTAGGGATCCGTAGGGGATCAAACCAGCTCTTGGAACGAGCCTTGAATGTTCTTGATAtgaggaggctttggagcaagCTGAGACTGAGCAACAAGGCAACAGACTTGAGGAAGGGAGCAAGTAATGCTCGAGCTTGGGCTTCTTCTTTTGCTTCTGTTTCACTGGGTGAACCATCATCTTCTAGACAAGCTTAG
- the LOC136516019 gene encoding uncharacterized protein isoform X1 — protein sequence MWFAARSCLFSPLHEGASASAKGSSADFAMQILRRKVLEASRRLPLFYTAHRGRAHAVATLAGAAARWAPPSASGSLAAAPWAATQRRGAKMLGSDVKLGNVIQRRGRIYQVIKAQHSHQGRGGATIQVELRDVDTGNKITERFRTDEALERVFVEEKSFTYLYQEGDTVTLMEPETFEQLEVSKELFGKAAAYLKDEMKVNLQYFDGRPMSATVPQRVTCTVVEAQPNTKGLTAQPQYKRVVLDNGLTVLAPPFIEAGEKIVISTVDDSYMTRA from the exons ATGTGGTTCGCTGCACGGTCCtgtctcttctctcctctccacGAAGGCGCAAGCGCAAGCGCAAAGGGGAGCAGCGCCGACTTTGCGATGCAGATCCTCCGGCGGAAGGTTCTGGAGGCTTcccgccgcctccctctcttctACACCGCGCACCGCGGCCGGGCCCATGCGGTGGCCACGCTCGCGGGCGCCGCCGCGCGGTGGGCCCCGCCCTCCGCCTCGGGCTCGCTTGCCGCTGCTCCGTGGGCTGCCACACAGCGCCGCGGCGCCAAGatgctcggctccgac GTGAAACTTGGAAATGTAATACAAAGAAGAG GTCGCATTTATCAG GTAATAAAAGCACAACATTCGCatcaaggaagaggaggagccaCAATACAG GTCGAACTGAGGGATGTTGACACTGGAAACAAAATAACAGAAAGATTTCGTACTGATGAGGCCCTTGAGA GAGTTTTTGTTGAGGAGAAATCATTCACATATCTGTATCAGGAAGGAGATACTGTGACGCTTATGGA GCCTGAAACATTTGAGCAACTTGAAGTTTCAAAGGAACTGTTTGGCAAAGCTGCTGCATACCTGAAAG ATGAAATGAAGGTGAATCTACAATACTTTGATGGCCGGCCAATGTCTGCTACAGTTCCTCAGCGAGTGACTTGCACTGTTGTTGAAGCACAGCCAAATACAAAAGGGCTAACTGCTCAACCTCA GTATAAAAGGGTCGTGCTGGATAATGGTCTTACCGTTCTT GCACCACCTTTTATTGAAGCGGGTGAGAAGATTGTAATCAGTACCGTCGATGATTCTTATATGACGAG GGCGTAA
- the LOC136516019 gene encoding uncharacterized protein isoform X2, which translates to MRWPRSRAPPRGGPRPPPRARLPLLRGLPHSAAAPRCSAPTYVKLGNVIQRRGRIYQVIKAQHSHQGRGGATIQVELRDVDTGNKITERFRTDEALERVFVEEKSFTYLYQEGDTVTLMEPETFEQLEVSKELFGKAAAYLKDEMKVNLQYFDGRPMSATVPQRVTCTVVEAQPNTKGLTAQPQYKRVVLDNGLTVLAPPFIEAGEKIVISTVDDSYMTRA; encoded by the exons ATGCGGTGGCCACGCTCGCGGGCGCCGCCGCGCGGTGGGCCCCGCCCTCCGCCTCGGGCTCGCTTGCCGCTGCTCCGTGGGCTGCCACACAGCGCCGCGGCGCCAAGatgctcggctccgacgtac GTGAAACTTGGAAATGTAATACAAAGAAGAG GTCGCATTTATCAG GTAATAAAAGCACAACATTCGCatcaaggaagaggaggagccaCAATACAG GTCGAACTGAGGGATGTTGACACTGGAAACAAAATAACAGAAAGATTTCGTACTGATGAGGCCCTTGAGA GAGTTTTTGTTGAGGAGAAATCATTCACATATCTGTATCAGGAAGGAGATACTGTGACGCTTATGGA GCCTGAAACATTTGAGCAACTTGAAGTTTCAAAGGAACTGTTTGGCAAAGCTGCTGCATACCTGAAAG ATGAAATGAAGGTGAATCTACAATACTTTGATGGCCGGCCAATGTCTGCTACAGTTCCTCAGCGAGTGACTTGCACTGTTGTTGAAGCACAGCCAAATACAAAAGGGCTAACTGCTCAACCTCA GTATAAAAGGGTCGTGCTGGATAATGGTCTTACCGTTCTT GCACCACCTTTTATTGAAGCGGGTGAGAAGATTGTAATCAGTACCGTCGATGATTCTTATATGACGAG GGCGTAA